Proteins from a genomic interval of Candidatus Tumulicola sp.:
- a CDS encoding uracil-DNA glycosylase, which translates to MRSLVEIRRRETRCTRCPELRRYCADIARTRKREFASERYWGRPVPSSGSADARVLLVGLAPAAHGGNRTGRMFTGDGSATWLARALHKAGFATQSTSERRDDGFELLDVFMTAALRCAPPKNKPTPRQIANCAGHMRAELALLRRLRVVVGLGKIGFDVALARLKERGFAIPSPKPRFGHGAEYELASSDETITLVGCFHPSRQNTNTGKLTAAMLDAVFLRVRQIARARNPR; encoded by the coding sequence ATGCGCTCATTGGTCGAGATCCGCCGGCGCGAGACCCGCTGCACGCGCTGCCCTGAGCTGCGCCGTTACTGCGCGGACATCGCGCGCACGCGTAAGCGCGAGTTCGCCTCCGAGCGCTACTGGGGTCGCCCGGTGCCGAGTTCCGGCAGCGCGGACGCGCGCGTGCTTCTCGTCGGCCTTGCACCCGCGGCGCACGGCGGCAACCGGACCGGCCGCATGTTCACGGGGGACGGCTCCGCGACGTGGCTTGCCCGAGCGCTGCACAAGGCCGGCTTTGCGACGCAGTCGACGTCGGAGCGGCGCGACGACGGCTTCGAACTTCTCGACGTGTTCATGACGGCCGCGCTGCGCTGTGCTCCGCCCAAGAACAAACCGACGCCCCGCCAAATCGCCAACTGCGCCGGACACATGCGCGCCGAACTTGCGCTCCTGCGCCGACTGCGCGTGGTGGTGGGTCTGGGGAAGATCGGATTTGACGTCGCGCTGGCGCGCTTGAAGGAGCGCGGCTTTGCTATTCCGTCCCCAAAACCGCGCTTCGGTCACGGCGCGGAATACGAGTTGGCGTCCTCTGACGAGACGATCACCCTCGTCGGCTGCTTCCATCCCAGCCGCCAGAACACCAACACGGGAAAACTGACGGCCGCGATGCTCGACGCCGTGTTCCTGCGCGTCAGGCAGATCGCGCGCGCGCGAAATCCGCGATGA
- a CDS encoding 2-hydroxyacid dehydrogenase, whose translation MADGRRPAEALGAVVAVSLLPLWREDLQRRLPPGVELIMADALPAQERDAALARADVLISVSFDAALAAKCPRLGLIVCPAAGTEEIDRSAFPADTIFVSGAGQEIPIAEHALGGLIALRHHLLEADRALRQGVWAYGFHQPRSYIEELYGSMLGLIGFGRIGKEIVKRAAAFGMQCRAVTLHPERAPRMPEAPASVAALADSSAVDALVRESDAVVVCCELSPLTRGMLDARRLGLMKRDAVLVNVARGPIAVERDLYEALRERRIAGAALDVWYRYPENPGDRVLPANLPFWELDNVIMTPHCSGWTRPARDRKLEQIAGVIADFARARSA comes from the coding sequence ATGGCAGATGGTCGTCGTCCTGCGGAGGCATTAGGCGCGGTGGTCGCGGTGTCGTTGCTGCCCTTGTGGCGCGAGGATTTGCAACGCCGCTTGCCGCCGGGCGTGGAGCTTATCATGGCGGATGCGCTGCCGGCGCAGGAGCGGGATGCCGCGCTCGCTCGCGCCGATGTCCTCATCAGCGTGAGCTTCGATGCGGCGCTCGCGGCGAAATGCCCGAGGCTGGGGCTCATCGTGTGCCCCGCTGCGGGAACGGAGGAGATCGACCGTTCAGCCTTCCCGGCCGACACCATTTTCGTCAGCGGCGCCGGACAGGAGATCCCCATCGCGGAGCACGCGCTAGGCGGTCTGATCGCGCTGCGCCACCATCTCTTGGAGGCGGACCGCGCCCTGCGGCAAGGCGTATGGGCGTACGGTTTTCACCAGCCGCGCTCGTACATCGAAGAGCTGTATGGCTCTATGCTGGGCCTCATCGGATTTGGCCGCATCGGCAAGGAGATCGTCAAGCGCGCGGCTGCGTTCGGCATGCAGTGCCGGGCCGTGACTTTGCATCCGGAACGCGCGCCGCGGATGCCGGAGGCGCCGGCCTCCGTCGCAGCGCTAGCGGATTCGAGCGCGGTCGATGCGCTCGTGCGCGAGTCGGACGCGGTCGTCGTGTGCTGCGAACTGTCGCCGCTCACGCGCGGCATGCTCGACGCGCGGCGCCTGGGGCTGATGAAGCGCGACGCGGTCCTGGTGAACGTGGCGCGGGGCCCTATCGCGGTGGAGCGCGACCTCTACGAGGCGCTGCGCGAGCGGCGCATCGCAGGCGCGGCGCTCGACGTATGGTACCGCTACCCGGAGAACCCGGGCGACCGTGTGCTGCCGGCGAACCTGCCCTTTTGGGAACTCGACAACGTGATCATGACGCCGCACTGCAGCGGCTGGACGCGGCCAGCGCGCGATCGCAAACTGGAGCAGATCGCCGGTGTCATCGCGGATTTCGCGCGCGCGCGATCTGCCTGA
- a CDS encoding class I SAM-dependent methyltransferase, with protein sequence MKRTSSSGRKRRAPGEQIFEHPRLYDLAFGFRNVKAQCDGILALARRYGVESPTSVVELACGPANHLRELARRGLRAYGVDNNREMLAYAAALAKRDGVALHFVRADIRTFRLPKRVDFGMCLFDSFCHCASDEDAIATLRAAGAAIRSGGLLILELTHPADFFGKEPKRAVSRWTQTYEDVVVTTHLAHTRSDPISETHVPSLTIDARYRDGRPPKKIVDQLFYRMWLPSGIRHVARASGCFEAVGWHGDINPAVPLNMSDEAWQMVVVLRRH encoded by the coding sequence GTGAAACGCACGTCCTCGTCAGGCCGTAAGCGGCGCGCGCCAGGCGAGCAGATCTTCGAACACCCTCGCTTGTACGATTTGGCTTTCGGATTCCGCAACGTCAAGGCGCAGTGCGATGGCATCCTTGCACTTGCTCGGCGCTATGGCGTCGAATCGCCCACAAGCGTCGTGGAGCTGGCCTGCGGGCCCGCCAATCACTTGCGCGAGTTGGCGCGGCGCGGACTTCGCGCCTACGGCGTCGACAACAATCGGGAGATGCTCGCCTACGCCGCCGCTTTGGCGAAGCGCGACGGCGTCGCGCTCCATTTCGTCCGCGCCGACATCCGGACGTTTCGCTTGCCCAAGCGGGTCGACTTCGGCATGTGCCTCTTCGACTCGTTCTGCCACTGCGCGAGCGACGAGGATGCGATCGCGACGCTGCGCGCCGCGGGCGCGGCGATCAGATCGGGCGGGTTGCTGATCCTCGAGTTGACGCACCCAGCCGACTTCTTCGGTAAGGAGCCGAAGCGGGCGGTGTCGCGCTGGACCCAAACGTACGAGGATGTCGTCGTCACGACGCATCTCGCGCACACGCGCTCGGATCCGATCTCGGAGACGCACGTGCCCAGCCTGACGATCGACGCGCGCTATCGCGATGGCCGGCCGCCGAAAAAGATCGTGGATCAATTGTTCTATCGCATGTGGCTGCCCAGCGGGATCAGACACGTGGCGCGCGCCTCAGGCTGTTTCGAGGCGGTCGGCTGGCACGGCGACATCAACCCCGCCGTACCTTTGAATATGAGCGACGAAGCATGGCAGATGGTCGTCGTCCTGCGGAGGCATTAG
- a CDS encoding FAD-dependent oxidoreductase, translated as MGKTHEFDFCVLGAGSAGYAAAVIARDLGKSVALADGTGPLAGLCILRGCMPSKTLLRSAEVAHLAAKAAEVGVIVRDVRPDMTAIIERKRRIIQGFAEYRVEGIEKFPLFRGAPRFTGARELKVGEDVLRAQKFLIATGSIVDVPDIAGLKETGFLTSDDVLELERLPKSIIVLGGGPVACELAQYLARCGSDVTMVQRSVTLLSDEDEDVGEALETALEKEGIAVVTGTKLASVDRKDGKKRVVFEGAGHLEERSADEILLALGRRAKVEGFDFEAAGVVYDRDGIKVDGYLRTSNPDVYAAGDCNGLNQLVHVAVYEGQLAARNAFGETARAAEYDLQYARAVFTDPQVAIAGCTERECRNLGIAYSKAVYPFSDLGKGIATNLTEGFVKMLAARDGRILGVAIVGAEASDMIHEAIALLYFKANVRDVLEMPHLHPTLAEIITYPAEELNERLERETHVLVRP; from the coding sequence ATGGGTAAGACTCACGAATTCGATTTCTGCGTCTTGGGGGCGGGTAGCGCCGGCTACGCGGCCGCGGTCATCGCGCGAGATCTGGGGAAAAGCGTGGCGTTGGCGGACGGCACGGGACCGCTCGCGGGCTTGTGCATCCTGCGCGGGTGCATGCCCTCGAAAACCCTGTTGCGCTCGGCCGAGGTGGCGCATCTTGCCGCCAAGGCGGCGGAGGTGGGCGTGATCGTCCGCGACGTCCGCCCCGACATGACGGCGATCATCGAACGCAAGCGGCGGATCATCCAGGGTTTCGCCGAGTACCGGGTCGAGGGCATTGAGAAGTTCCCCCTCTTTCGCGGCGCGCCCCGATTCACCGGCGCGCGCGAACTCAAGGTCGGCGAGGATGTGCTGCGAGCCCAAAAATTCCTGATCGCGACGGGCTCGATCGTCGACGTGCCTGACATTGCGGGGCTCAAAGAGACGGGCTTTCTCACGAGCGACGACGTTTTGGAGCTGGAGCGCTTGCCCAAAAGCATCATCGTGCTCGGCGGCGGGCCGGTCGCGTGCGAGTTGGCGCAATACTTGGCTCGCTGCGGATCCGACGTCACGATGGTGCAGCGCAGCGTGACCTTGCTCTCGGACGAGGATGAAGATGTGGGCGAAGCGCTGGAAACGGCGCTCGAGAAGGAGGGCATTGCGGTCGTGACCGGCACCAAGCTGGCTTCGGTGGATCGCAAGGACGGGAAGAAGCGAGTCGTCTTCGAGGGCGCCGGCCACCTGGAGGAGCGAAGCGCGGATGAGATCCTCCTCGCGCTCGGGCGCCGGGCGAAGGTCGAGGGCTTTGATTTCGAAGCCGCCGGCGTGGTGTACGACCGCGACGGGATCAAGGTCGATGGCTATTTGCGCACTTCCAATCCTGACGTCTATGCGGCCGGCGACTGCAACGGTCTGAACCAACTGGTGCACGTGGCGGTGTACGAAGGCCAGCTCGCGGCGCGCAACGCGTTCGGGGAGACGGCGCGCGCGGCGGAGTACGATTTGCAGTACGCGCGCGCGGTGTTCACCGACCCGCAGGTCGCGATCGCCGGGTGCACGGAGCGCGAATGCCGGAATCTCGGCATAGCCTACTCCAAGGCGGTCTATCCTTTCAGCGATCTGGGCAAAGGCATCGCCACGAATCTCACCGAGGGGTTCGTTAAGATGCTGGCTGCGCGCGATGGCCGCATTTTAGGCGTTGCCATAGTAGGCGCCGAAGCATCGGACATGATCCACGAAGCGATCGCCCTGCTGTACTTCAAAGCCAACGTGCGCGACGTCCTCGAAATGCCGCACTTGCATCCGACGCTGGCGGAGATCATCACGTACCCTGCGGAAGAGCTCAACGAACGGCTCGAACGTGAAACGCACGTCCTCGTCAGGCCGTAA
- a CDS encoding fumarylacetoacetate hydrolase family protein, translating to MKHVRFKTADGRIAQGTLEGDDVVADGARHPAASVQLLAPCAPTKIIGVGRNYADHAAEMGNAPPKEPLLFFKPPSSLNHTGGDIAYPAQSSRVDYEGELAVVIGKRCRNAPRTKALDFVLGYTICNDVTARDLQESDGQWARAKGFDTFAPLGPCIVTDLDPSALRVQTRLNGALVQDCATSLLIFDVPALVEYISAAFTLEPGDVISTGTPSGVGPMKPGDVVTVRIEGIGELTNRVVKAPR from the coding sequence ATGAAGCATGTCCGTTTCAAGACGGCCGACGGTCGCATCGCGCAGGGCACGCTCGAGGGAGATGACGTCGTCGCCGACGGCGCGCGCCATCCGGCGGCTTCCGTTCAACTGCTTGCGCCGTGCGCGCCGACGAAGATCATCGGCGTCGGCCGCAACTACGCCGATCACGCCGCTGAGATGGGCAACGCGCCGCCGAAAGAGCCGCTGTTGTTCTTCAAGCCGCCGTCCTCGCTCAATCATACCGGCGGCGATATCGCGTATCCGGCGCAGAGCAGCCGCGTGGACTATGAGGGCGAACTGGCCGTCGTCATCGGCAAGCGGTGCCGCAATGCCCCGCGGACGAAGGCGCTCGATTTCGTCCTTGGCTACACGATCTGCAACGACGTCACCGCGCGCGACCTGCAGGAATCGGACGGCCAGTGGGCTCGCGCGAAGGGCTTTGACACGTTCGCTCCGCTCGGGCCTTGCATCGTCACCGATCTCGACCCCTCGGCGCTGCGCGTGCAGACGCGCCTCAACGGAGCGCTCGTCCAAGATTGCGCGACGAGCTTGCTCATCTTCGACGTCCCCGCGCTCGTCGAATACATCTCTGCAGCCTTCACCCTGGAGCCGGGCGACGTGATATCAACCGGCACGCCAAGCGGCGTCGGCCCGATGAAGCCGGGTGATGTCGTGACCGTTCGGATCGAGGGTATCGGAGAGCTGACGAACCGGGTCGTTAAGGCGCCGCGCTAG
- a CDS encoding exonuclease domain-containing protein — MLARYDLEAAPRADLDKVDLWSCPFTVVDIETTGGVAGKDALTEIALVQVVEGQIARRWRSFVNPRQPIPPFITRLTGITDSMVAGAPQIARLLPSVVELIGDGILVGHNVRFDAAFLAHELRAHGYPDLLNPTVDTLTLARRTIAEVTNYKLGTLTRELGIDVERHHRALADATATAELLVHCIKRLEDCGVFTYGALREYMRVRALPRRRRPCRDSSAAGNQPLQMPVWTAILMDELSAVPSKPGVYLLKDAGDNVVYVGKSGNLRQRLRAYASGGKPAGAKIRSLRGVVASFDVRVAGSEFEALLLEAALVRSHNPPFNERLRNFKEFAFIKLEAGPQGRVLATTRLAADGARYYGPYGSMEGARAAVSSLQDALGLRGIDAPDGSATALPPGRRQADIDEAVAFLEGDADDVLLSIARRRDEAAARLRLDVAGREEQRLERLRRLRARHANLQSATCLNVLVLAPSDDPSMEQSFLFCGGRLAAQALLPRRLPLRGEARRLLEHMLAQHYKPEEQSRSFARQEEIDQLFILASWYRERKGGLCYVDLPARGPAADEAFGWAGAILDGEPLKVAGEEPQNEGEQRDEPSGEDIEEGCSAVIL, encoded by the coding sequence ATGCTCGCACGCTACGACCTCGAGGCCGCCCCACGGGCGGATCTCGACAAGGTCGACTTGTGGTCGTGCCCTTTCACCGTGGTGGACATCGAGACCACGGGCGGCGTCGCGGGCAAAGATGCGCTGACGGAAATCGCTTTGGTCCAGGTCGTCGAGGGTCAGATCGCGCGCCGCTGGCGCTCGTTCGTGAACCCGCGCCAGCCGATCCCGCCGTTCATCACACGTCTTACCGGCATCACCGACAGCATGGTCGCCGGCGCGCCGCAGATCGCGCGCTTGCTGCCGAGCGTCGTCGAGTTGATCGGGGACGGCATCCTCGTCGGTCACAACGTCCGTTTCGATGCCGCGTTTCTGGCCCACGAGTTGCGCGCTCACGGATACCCCGATCTCCTCAACCCCACCGTCGACACGCTGACGCTTGCGCGGCGCACCATCGCGGAAGTCACGAACTACAAACTGGGCACGCTCACGCGCGAACTCGGCATCGACGTCGAGCGGCACCATCGCGCGCTCGCCGACGCGACGGCCACGGCCGAACTGCTCGTGCATTGCATCAAGAGGCTGGAGGATTGCGGCGTTTTCACCTACGGCGCATTGCGCGAATACATGCGCGTGCGCGCGCTGCCGAGACGGCGCCGGCCGTGCCGGGACTCAAGCGCCGCCGGAAACCAGCCGCTTCAGATGCCGGTGTGGACGGCGATCCTCATGGACGAGCTGTCCGCCGTGCCGTCAAAGCCGGGCGTGTACCTGCTCAAGGATGCGGGCGACAACGTCGTCTACGTCGGGAAATCAGGCAATCTGCGCCAGCGCCTGCGCGCCTATGCGTCGGGCGGCAAACCGGCCGGAGCCAAGATCCGCTCGCTTCGCGGAGTGGTGGCTTCCTTTGATGTCCGGGTCGCCGGCTCGGAGTTCGAAGCGCTGCTGCTGGAGGCGGCGCTCGTGCGCTCCCACAACCCGCCGTTCAACGAGCGGCTGCGCAATTTCAAAGAATTCGCATTCATCAAACTCGAGGCGGGGCCGCAGGGGCGGGTGCTTGCCACCACGCGGCTCGCCGCCGACGGCGCGCGCTACTACGGCCCTTACGGCAGCATGGAAGGCGCCCGCGCCGCGGTGTCTTCCCTGCAAGATGCGCTTGGGTTACGAGGCATCGACGCACCGGACGGCTCCGCGACGGCGCTGCCTCCCGGTCGCCGCCAAGCGGACATCGACGAAGCCGTCGCCTTTCTCGAAGGCGATGCGGATGACGTGCTTCTTTCAATCGCGCGACGCAGGGACGAAGCTGCGGCGCGTTTGCGGCTCGACGTCGCCGGGCGCGAAGAGCAGCGCCTGGAGCGGCTCCGGCGGCTGCGCGCGCGCCACGCGAACCTGCAGAGCGCGACGTGCCTCAACGTGCTGGTCCTCGCTCCGTCCGACGACCCTTCCATGGAGCAAAGTTTTCTGTTCTGCGGCGGCCGGCTCGCGGCGCAGGCCCTGCTTCCGCGGCGCCTTCCGCTGCGCGGCGAAGCTCGTCGCTTGCTCGAGCACATGCTGGCGCAGCACTACAAGCCTGAAGAGCAGTCCCGTTCGTTCGCGCGCCAAGAAGAAATCGACCAGTTGTTCATACTGGCCTCGTGGTATCGCGAGCGAAAGGGCGGGCTTTGTTATGTGGATCTGCCGGCTCGCGGGCCGGCAGCAGATGAGGCGTTCGGGTGGGCTGGAGCGATCCTAGACGGCGAACCGTTAAAAGTGGCGGGGGAAGAACCACAGAATGAAGGCGAACAGCGAGACGAACCCTCCGGAGAGGATATAGAAGAGGGCTGCAGCGCCGTGATCCTCTGA
- a CDS encoding alpha/beta hydrolase, with protein MERLLYVHGSGATQDSFQAQVDAFPGSDALSLPGHPKGEALTSVGELADWLEKYIRWTGLRRAVVAGNSLGGAIALEWALRYPADVGGLILIGTGARLRVSPEIFDMLDNQWPQCIDKFADWELTKTAPADLRARFKQWHSLVGQKNTRLDFATCSSFDVMDRLAEIEAPTLIIVGTQDEMTPVKYSRYLHDHIKGSVLLEVDGAGHLVMAERPEPVNAAIKNFLARLA; from the coding sequence ATGGAGCGCTTGTTGTACGTCCATGGATCCGGAGCGACCCAGGACAGTTTCCAAGCCCAAGTCGACGCCTTTCCCGGATCCGATGCGCTTTCGTTGCCCGGGCACCCGAAGGGCGAAGCGCTGACTTCGGTCGGCGAACTCGCAGACTGGCTTGAGAAATACATCCGCTGGACCGGCCTTCGCCGCGCGGTGGTCGCCGGGAATTCCTTGGGCGGCGCGATCGCGCTGGAGTGGGCGTTGCGCTATCCCGCCGATGTCGGAGGCTTGATCCTCATCGGAACGGGCGCACGCTTGCGGGTATCCCCCGAGATATTCGACATGCTGGACAACCAATGGCCGCAGTGCATCGATAAGTTCGCGGATTGGGAGCTCACAAAGACGGCGCCGGCCGATCTGCGCGCTCGCTTCAAGCAATGGCATTCGCTCGTGGGGCAAAAAAATACGCGGCTGGACTTCGCGACGTGCAGCAGTTTCGACGTCATGGATCGACTCGCCGAAATCGAAGCGCCCACGCTCATCATCGTGGGGACGCAAGACGAGATGACGCCGGTCAAGTATTCACGCTATCTCCACGACCACATCAAAGGCAGCGTCCTGCTCGAAGTCGATGGCGCAGGCCATCTCGTCATGGCGGAACGCCCCGAACCGGTCAACGCGGCGATCAAGAATTTCCTAGCGCGTCTTGCCTGA
- the rimM gene encoding ribosome maturation factor RimM (Essential for efficient processing of 16S rRNA) yields the protein MTESRHAEPDVLIGHVIGVHGVRGELKVAASADELRSGLSVTARRAGQADVALRVETVRAGARQLLVRIAGLADADTAADFRGAALYAAPEDLPALAPLEYRVDELVGMTVVDESMGDLGEVVEIAKYPACDMLLVGQRRLMVPLLTAYGVRIDRSARTIATALPPGYEDLA from the coding sequence TTGACGGAATCGCGGCATGCGGAGCCTGACGTGCTGATCGGGCACGTCATCGGCGTCCACGGCGTGCGGGGCGAGCTGAAAGTGGCGGCGAGCGCCGACGAGCTTCGTTCCGGCCTGAGCGTCACCGCGCGGCGCGCAGGACAGGCCGACGTCGCGCTGCGCGTCGAGACCGTGCGCGCGGGTGCCCGGCAGCTGTTGGTGCGGATCGCCGGCCTCGCCGACGCGGACACCGCAGCAGACTTCCGCGGCGCCGCGCTGTACGCTGCGCCGGAAGACCTGCCGGCGCTTGCGCCGTTGGAATATCGTGTCGACGAATTGGTAGGCATGACCGTAGTTGACGAGAGCATGGGAGATTTGGGAGAGGTCGTCGAGATCGCGAAGTATCCGGCATGTGATATGCTGCTGGTCGGCCAGCGCCGGTTGATGGTCCCGCTCTTGACCGCGTACGGGGTGCGCATCGACCGCAGCGCCCGGACGATTGCGACGGCCCTCCCGCCGGGGTACGAAGATCTTGCGTAA
- a CDS encoding KH domain-containing protein, translating into MTERPPEFTDVDLDEEDDSERERSAQPADQPEGDVGPIEFEEEDDEEELDVEGEEDEGDEELEQGAGPQIAAPAAPYEDDETPERPGDGVSRAAAVLKYIVENIVDEPEAISIGATTDDRGPVLLLRVAADDRGKVIGRQGRIVQAIRTVVKAATVGTGEKVSVEIID; encoded by the coding sequence ATGACCGAGCGACCACCGGAATTCACCGACGTGGATCTGGACGAAGAGGACGACAGCGAGCGAGAGCGCAGCGCGCAGCCGGCCGACCAGCCGGAGGGTGACGTCGGCCCGATCGAGTTCGAAGAAGAAGACGACGAAGAAGAGCTCGACGTCGAAGGGGAGGAGGACGAGGGCGACGAGGAGCTCGAGCAGGGGGCAGGCCCTCAAATAGCCGCGCCCGCTGCGCCATACGAGGACGATGAAACGCCTGAGCGTCCGGGGGACGGCGTCAGCCGCGCCGCTGCGGTGCTGAAATACATCGTCGAGAACATCGTCGATGAGCCCGAGGCGATCTCGATCGGCGCCACGACCGACGATCGTGGTCCCGTGCTGCTGTTGCGCGTCGCCGCAGACGATCGAGGCAAGGTCATCGGCAGGCAGGGACGCATCGTGCAAGCGATCCGCACCGTCGTCAAAGCAGCCACGGTAGGCACCGGCGAGAAAGTCAGCGTCGAGATCATCGATTGA
- the rpsP gene encoding 30S ribosomal protein S16, whose translation MAVKIRLRRTGAKKQPSYRLVVTEARSPRDGRFFEIVGHYNPRREPAELVLQEDKIMKWLGNGAQPSDTVARLLASRGLYDKARVPIRKPRKPRKGKGAAEGVRT comes from the coding sequence ATGGCAGTCAAGATCCGTTTGCGCCGCACCGGCGCGAAAAAACAGCCCTCGTACCGCTTGGTGGTGACCGAGGCGCGCTCGCCGCGCGACGGCCGCTTCTTTGAGATCGTCGGGCATTACAATCCGCGTCGGGAGCCGGCGGAACTCGTGCTTCAAGAAGACAAAATCATGAAGTGGCTCGGTAACGGCGCCCAACCCTCTGACACCGTAGCGCGCCTGCTCGCCAGCAGAGGACTCTACGACAAGGCGAGAGTGCCGATTCGCAAACCGCGCAAACCGCGCAAGGGCAAAGGCGCCGCAGAAGGAGTTCGGACATGA
- the ffh gene encoding signal recognition particle protein has protein sequence MFTTLSDRLAAIFRQLRSRGKLSENDVSEVLREVRIALLEADVNLKVVKDFIASIRERAVGVEVTESLTPAQSVLAIVRDGLIALLGSEAAPVRFAPTGTTPLMLVGLQGSGKTTQAAKLALQFREQGRRPLLVACDVYRPAAVEQLQVLGKDIGVPVFSVEGSLNPGSIATQALAHARQVGNGVAIFDTAGRLQIDEPMMLELERLKKTLDPLETLIVVDAMTGQEAVKVASAFHERLGLTGSILTKMDGDSRGGAALSIRAVTGVPVKFIGTGEKVSALEPFYPDRLVSRILGMGDVLTLIEKTQKVYDENKAKELATKIRRNAFTLQDFLEQMRQIRRMGSIADLMKMIPGVGKLVAGQTIDEGRLSLIEAVICSMTPAERADPRILNASRRRRIAAGSGTQVQDVNRLIRDFESSQKMMKTFSRFVK, from the coding sequence ATGTTCACCACCCTCTCGGATCGCCTTGCGGCGATCTTTCGGCAGTTACGCTCTCGCGGAAAGTTGAGCGAAAACGACGTCTCGGAGGTGCTCCGGGAGGTCCGCATCGCGCTGCTCGAAGCGGACGTGAACCTGAAGGTCGTCAAGGACTTCATCGCGTCCATCCGCGAGCGCGCGGTGGGCGTCGAAGTCACGGAGTCGCTGACGCCCGCCCAATCGGTGCTCGCGATCGTGCGCGACGGGTTGATCGCGCTGCTCGGGTCGGAGGCGGCACCGGTCAGGTTCGCGCCGACGGGCACCACGCCGCTCATGCTCGTGGGTCTGCAGGGCAGCGGCAAGACGACGCAAGCCGCGAAGCTGGCCTTGCAATTCCGCGAGCAGGGCCGGCGGCCGTTGCTGGTCGCCTGCGACGTGTATCGCCCGGCGGCCGTCGAGCAGCTGCAGGTGCTGGGCAAGGACATCGGCGTGCCGGTGTTCAGCGTGGAAGGTTCGCTCAATCCGGGCAGCATCGCGACGCAAGCGCTCGCGCATGCGCGCCAGGTCGGCAACGGCGTGGCGATCTTCGACACCGCCGGGCGGCTGCAGATCGATGAACCGATGATGCTCGAACTCGAGCGCCTGAAAAAGACGCTCGATCCGCTGGAGACGTTGATCGTCGTCGACGCCATGACCGGACAAGAAGCGGTCAAAGTGGCAAGCGCGTTTCACGAGCGGCTGGGACTGACCGGCTCGATCCTGACCAAGATGGACGGCGATAGCCGCGGCGGCGCCGCGCTCTCGATCCGCGCGGTCACCGGTGTGCCCGTGAAGTTCATCGGCACGGGCGAGAAAGTGTCAGCGCTGGAGCCGTTCTATCCCGACCGCTTGGTGTCGCGCATCCTCGGCATGGGCGACGTGCTCACCCTCATCGAGAAGACGCAGAAAGTCTACGACGAGAACAAGGCCAAAGAACTAGCGACCAAAATCCGCCGCAACGCGTTCACGCTGCAAGACTTCCTCGAGCAGATGCGCCAGATCCGCCGCATGGGATCGATCGCAGATCTGATGAAGATGATCCCGGGCGTCGGCAAACTCGTGGCCGGCCAGACGATCGATGAAGGCCGGCTCTCGCTCATCGAGGCGGTGATCTGCTCGATGACGCCGGCCGAGCGGGCCGACCCGCGGATCCTCAACGCTAGCCGCCGCAGGCGCATCGCCGCGGGCAGCGGCACGCAAGTACAAGACGTCAACAGACTCATCCGTGATTTCGAATCGTCGCAAAAAATGATGAAGACCTTCAGCCGTTTCGTGAAATAA
- a CDS encoding acyl carrier protein encodes MSVFEKVKKTIVEQLGVDEDEVTVDASITDDLGADSLDQVELVMALETEFNLDIPDEEAEKIKTVGDAVRYIEEVSEKTT; translated from the coding sequence ATGTCAGTGTTCGAGAAGGTAAAGAAGACTATCGTTGAGCAGCTCGGCGTAGACGAGGACGAGGTCACCGTCGATGCGTCGATCACCGACGATCTCGGCGCGGACTCCCTCGATCAGGTAGAGCTAGTCATGGCCTTGGAGACGGAATTCAACCTCGATATCCCTGACGAAGAAGCCGAGAAGATCAAGACCGTGGGCGACGCGGTCCGCTATATCGAAGAGGTTTCTGAAAAGACGACGTGA